Proteins encoded by one window of Megachile rotundata isolate GNS110a chromosome 10, iyMegRotu1, whole genome shotgun sequence:
- the LOC100877458 gene encoding protein rolling stone isoform X2 translates to MVLTSYECLSIPKRYLFLLVQCSSCRRAMVNKLWCQELSRKWFHKKETPPHPRTLTEPRCQNHVATWYLLYRWLIFMAWAGIVVCSIFEFGSFNPMPVYDKWPIYLTNWDLVLGLCQALLGGFLVSRRWKLQKITEFDPSMLILGLTDRVYWFLYVVTTNVAICVTISYWCSVYDPKIHHLDPLNIMLHICNSILMIIDFCVTSIPFRLRNFWWCLTIVFFYVIFSIIYYLAGGLDKNGYHYIYKILDWKKPVQSSLVCLGQAVFITILYSILCLLEKLKNRLYLRIGKKVEQMETPISNIEKHADIV, encoded by the exons ATGGTGTTAACGTCGTACGAATGTCTGTCGATTCCAAAACGATATCTCTTTTTGCTCGTACAATGTTCGTCAT GTCGACGAGCGATGGTAAATAAACTTTGGTGCCAGGAGCTAAGCAGGAAGTGGTTTCATAAGAAGGAGACACCACCGCATCCACGAACTCTCACCGAACCAAGATGTCAGAACCACGTAGCCACTTGGTACCTACTTTATCGTTGGTTAATCTTTATGGCTTGGGCTGGTATCGTTGTGTGTTCGATATTCGAATTCGGTAGTTTCAATCCTATGCCTGTGTACGATAAATGGCCAATTTACTTGACCAACTGGGATTTAGTGTTGGGCCTGTGTCAGGCGTTACTTGGCGGTTTTCTCGTTTCAAGAAGATGGAAGCTGCAGAAAATAACGGAGTTCGATCCTTCTATGTTGATATTAGGATTAACGGACAGGGTTTATTGGTTCCTTTACGTTGTTACTACCAACGTTGCAATCTGTGTTACGATTTCCTATTGGTGTAGCGTATACGATCCAAAGATTCATCATTTAGATCCTTTGAATATCATGCTACATATTTGCAATAGTATTCTAATGATCATAGACTTTTGTGTCACGAGTATTCCATTTAGACTAAGGAATTTCTGGTGGTGTTTAACTATAGTATTTTTTTACgttattttttcaataatatattatttagccGGTGGATTAGACAAAAATGGTTAtcattatatttacaaaattcttgaCTGGAAAAAACCAGTACAATCTTCCTTGGTATGCTTAGGTCAGGCGGTTTTTATAACGATATTATATTCTATACTATGCCTtttagaaaagttaaaaaatcgGTTATATCTTCGGATTGGTAAAAAAGTAGAACAAATGGAAACACCGATTTCTAACATAGAGAAACATGCcgatattgtttaa
- the LOC100877567 gene encoding uncharacterized protein LOC100877567 isoform X2, which translates to MSRKGTPSACKSKQIPRIFRNRRGLCSVRGWSHGEVGVVGGSLGYSQSSLLPASPDDEERKATNKKEKHKAKINDEFVQTTEKVWIKDKQVTSGIASEPNVDAIGKTADVETVADIEKWLKTRTESVSSMDLDAIKSGVEEGVDRYLGEELQHAFLEKDPDGLSIDIDLSDKKLSLGYDPLLQELQHEKLLDACEKDGFMLPEFQLDHLDPLALSPDDMMVAGEILPSTSAQPTLSIPNRDTDSICPEAEQASLIKKSIITNEESHNKSVPNLVDDMDDISSLNKEEEQLQKIRSTSEDTANLYAQDFNTEPEEQELMSTKLIGDDSAIIEELKTKSKVKLEPRIIKKRKKILEAISTDKISNMTQIVINTGTEEQIYQGKTSELIEATGNFPKLPKLETSTTWNGTMEHGTENPSSQHEMVISNALEELGITDDNLQPISISEQGKVWLCPRDDCKRQFSKLYALKGHLLAHYGVRPFKCDFEGCAWAFYSEFKLKRHKETHLKRKDYICKREGCNRRFTTIYNLWSHEKLHSRPNRILCQVPDCQEKFQTKRALELHMKSHDQSHAPYVCKHEGCGKRYYSSNALTSHQRCHSYKEIDVKCSWPGCGKVFDKPCRLKAHLRSHTGCKPYLCTFQGCQWAFSSSSKLKRHQKKHTNERKFVCDVPACGKAFMRSEHLKEHRLTHKEGRYFQCFICNAKFSAKSSLYVHIKKHQIKEGVETKLHDTVNGQKRTKVKETQCSRVNPVVKSKRKSIDLNINATCPDSSVVTVKTEYIDTNVKSNDENQSKDISVPLQDQPKTLYHCPVETCTRSYTTKATLRAHMLKVHGTPVEDCDKSSKRIPANPVCNMDYILYTAPSVSEPMEQMIMVAPYDAVILSTTSEIDHSLPEPEPPPFNNVLKLAESSSHVTSRKQMTDQHVRKDQGSARTDLTISDVRKLKANGAVFDSVVGASDVVLGANDLEERSLLFTEELPSMYYQDDVVGTEYQVLLLDSVPSESTINLRGLE; encoded by the exons ATGTCTCGTAAAGGAACTCCCTCCGCTTGCAAGTCAAAACAAATCCCGCGAATATTTCGTAATCGACGAGGTTTGTGTTCGGTTCGAGGTTGGTCGCACGGAGAAGTCGGCGTCGTAGGCGGATCGTTAGGTTACAGTCAATCGAGCCTGTTGCCCGCTTCGCCGGATGACGAGGAGAGGAAGGCgacgaataaaaaagaaaagcacAAAGCGAAGATCAACGACGAATTCGTGCAAACCACCGAGAAAGTGTGGATCAAGGATAAACAAGTGACGAGCGGTATTGCGAGCGAGCCGAACGTTGACGCGATCGGTAAAACCGCCGACGTCGAGACTGTAGCCGACATTGAGAAATGGTTAAAAACGCGAACGGAGTCCGTGTCGAGCATGGATCTCGACGCGATCAAGTCCGGGGTCGAGGAGGGCGTCGACCGGTACCTGGGCGAGGAACTCCAGCACGCTTTTCTGGAAAAGGACCCTGACGGACTCTCGATTGATATAGATCTGTCCGATAAGAAACTTAGTTTAGGTTATGATCCCTTGCTCCAGGAGCTCCAGCATGAAAAGCTGCTCGATGCCTGCGAGAAGGATGGATTCATGTTGCCTGAATTTCAACTGGATCACTTGGATCCATTAGCATTATCTCCAGATGATATGATGGTTGCCGGTGAAATTTTACCGTCAACTAGTGCTCAACCTACTTTAAGTATTCCtaatagagacacagacagcatATGTCCAGAAGCAGAGCAAGCTTCATTAATAAAAAAGTCTATCATAACAAATGAAGAATCGCATAACAAATCTGTTCCGAATCTGGTTGATGACATGGATGATATAAGCAGTTTGAATAAAGAGGAAGAGCAGTTGCAGAAGATTCGTAGTACATCAGAAGATACTGCAAATCTTTATGCACAGGATTTTAATACGGAACCCGAAGAACAAGAGTTAATGAGCACAAAATTGATTGGAGATGATTCTGccataattgaagaattaaaaacaaaatctaAAGTAAAGTTAGAACcaagaattattaagaaacgGAAAAAAATATTGGAGG CAATATCAAcggataaaatttcaaatatgactcaaattgttataaatactGGTACCGAGGAACAGATTTATCAAGGAAAGACCTCGGAGTTGATAGAAGCTACaggaaatttcccaaaattgccaaagttAGAAACTTCAACCACGTGGAATGGCACAATGGAACATGGTACAGAAAATCCAAGCAGTCAGCATGAAATGGTGATATCTAATGCACTAGAAGAGTTAGGTATTACAGATGATAATTTACAACCAATATCTATCAGTGAACAAGGAAAAGTATGGCTTTGTCCACGCGATGATTGTAAGAGGCAATTTAGTAAACTCTATGCTTTGAAAGGTCATTTGTTAGCGCATTATGGTGTAAGGCCTTTTAAG TGCGACTTCGAGGGATGTGCTTGGGCATTTTATTCGGAGTTTAAACTTAAGCGTCATAAAGAAACGCATTTAAAACGCAAAGACTATATTTGCAAAAGAGAGGGTTGCAATCGTCGGTTTACTACGATTTATAATTTATGGAGTCACGAGAAATTACACAGTCGTCCAAATAGGATACTATGTCAAGTACCAGACTGCCAAGAAAAATTTCAGACGAAAAGAGCTCTAGAATTGCATATGAAATCTCATGACCAAAGTCATGCTCCATATGTTTGTAAGCACGAAGGATGTGGGAAGAGGTACTATAGTAGTAATGCATTGACGTCGCATCAAAGATGCCATAGTTATAAGGAAATAGACGTAAAGTGTTCATGGCCAGGATGCGGTAAAGTGTTTGATAAGCCGTGTAGACTGAAAGCGCACTTACGTTCGCATACTGGTTGCAAGCCTTATCTTTGTACGTTTCAAGGCTGCCAATGGGCTTTCTCGTCTTCTAGTAAATTGAAGAGACATCAGAAAAAGCACACCAACGAGCGCAAGTTCGTGTGCGATGTTCCTGCCTGTGGAAAAGCATTTATGAGATCAGAGCATCTGAAGGAGCACAGGTTAACACACAAGGAGGGGAGATACTTTCAGTGTTTTATATGTAATGCAAAATTTTCTGCAAAAAGTAGTCtgtatgttcatataaaaaagCATCAAATTAAGGAAGGTGTAGAAACGAAGTTACACGATACTGTTAATGGTCAAAAACGTACTAAAGTAAAGGAAACGCAATGTTCTAGGGTAAATCCGGTTGTGAAATCGAAAAGGAAGTCAATAGATCTGAACATAAACGCAACTTGTCCAGACTCGTCTGTGGTAACGGTAAAAACTGAATATATCGATACAAATGTGAAAAGTAACGATGAAAATCAAAGTAAAGATATATCAGTGCCTCTGCAAGATCAACCTAAGACTTTATACCATTGTCCGGTCGAAACCTGTACGCGTTCATATACTACAAAAGCAACATTAAGGGCACACATGTTAAAAGTACATGGTACTCCGGTTGAAGATTGTGATAAGTCATCGAAACGAATACCTGCTAATCCGGTTTGTAACATGGACTACATTTTATATACTGCCCCTTCTGTGTCTGAACCTATGGAGCAAATGATCATGGTAGCACCTTACGATGCAGTGATTCTTAGTACTACTTCGGAAATAGATCACTCTCTTCCCGAACCAGAACCACCGCCTTTTAACAATGTATTAAAATTGGCTGAATCATCTTCGCACGTTACGAGTCGCAAGCAAATGACCGATCAACACGTACGCAAAGATCAAGGTTCAGCACGGACTGATTTAACGATTTCTGATGTACGGAAATTGAAGGCGAACGGAGCTGTGTTCGATTCTGTTGTTGGAGCGTCTGATGTTGTGTTAGGTGCGAATGATTTAGAAGAAAGAAGTTTATTATTCACGGAGGAATTACCTTCGATGTATTATCAAGATGATGTAGTAGGAACTGAATATCAGGTATTATTACTTGATTCAGTACCATCTGAAAGTACTATAAACCTACGGGGACTCGAATAA
- the LOC100877567 gene encoding uncharacterized protein LOC100877567 isoform X1 encodes MSRKGTPSACKSKQIPRIFRNRRGLCSVRGWSHGEVGVVGGSLGYSQSSLLPASPDDEERKATNKKEKHKAKINDEFVQTTEKVWIKDKQVTSGIASEPNVDAIGKTADVETVADIEKWLKTRTESVSSMDLDAIKSGVEEGVDRYLGEELQHAFLEKDPDGLSIDIDLSDKKLSLGYDPLLQELQHEKLLDACEKDGFMLPEFQLDHLDPLALSPDDMMVAGEILPSTSAQPTLSIPNRDTDSICPEAEQASLIKKSIITNEESHNKSVPNLVDDMDDISSLNKEEEQLQKIRSTSEDTANLYAQDFNTEPEEQELMSTKLIGDDSAIIEELKTKSKVKLEPRIIKKRKKILEGIEKKLDNDITVSEEDVIDNKDGVMAVVAISTDKISNMTQIVINTGTEEQIYQGKTSELIEATGNFPKLPKLETSTTWNGTMEHGTENPSSQHEMVISNALEELGITDDNLQPISISEQGKVWLCPRDDCKRQFSKLYALKGHLLAHYGVRPFKCDFEGCAWAFYSEFKLKRHKETHLKRKDYICKREGCNRRFTTIYNLWSHEKLHSRPNRILCQVPDCQEKFQTKRALELHMKSHDQSHAPYVCKHEGCGKRYYSSNALTSHQRCHSYKEIDVKCSWPGCGKVFDKPCRLKAHLRSHTGCKPYLCTFQGCQWAFSSSSKLKRHQKKHTNERKFVCDVPACGKAFMRSEHLKEHRLTHKEGRYFQCFICNAKFSAKSSLYVHIKKHQIKEGVETKLHDTVNGQKRTKVKETQCSRVNPVVKSKRKSIDLNINATCPDSSVVTVKTEYIDTNVKSNDENQSKDISVPLQDQPKTLYHCPVETCTRSYTTKATLRAHMLKVHGTPVEDCDKSSKRIPANPVCNMDYILYTAPSVSEPMEQMIMVAPYDAVILSTTSEIDHSLPEPEPPPFNNVLKLAESSSHVTSRKQMTDQHVRKDQGSARTDLTISDVRKLKANGAVFDSVVGASDVVLGANDLEERSLLFTEELPSMYYQDDVVGTEYQVLLLDSVPSESTINLRGLE; translated from the exons ATGTCTCGTAAAGGAACTCCCTCCGCTTGCAAGTCAAAACAAATCCCGCGAATATTTCGTAATCGACGAGGTTTGTGTTCGGTTCGAGGTTGGTCGCACGGAGAAGTCGGCGTCGTAGGCGGATCGTTAGGTTACAGTCAATCGAGCCTGTTGCCCGCTTCGCCGGATGACGAGGAGAGGAAGGCgacgaataaaaaagaaaagcacAAAGCGAAGATCAACGACGAATTCGTGCAAACCACCGAGAAAGTGTGGATCAAGGATAAACAAGTGACGAGCGGTATTGCGAGCGAGCCGAACGTTGACGCGATCGGTAAAACCGCCGACGTCGAGACTGTAGCCGACATTGAGAAATGGTTAAAAACGCGAACGGAGTCCGTGTCGAGCATGGATCTCGACGCGATCAAGTCCGGGGTCGAGGAGGGCGTCGACCGGTACCTGGGCGAGGAACTCCAGCACGCTTTTCTGGAAAAGGACCCTGACGGACTCTCGATTGATATAGATCTGTCCGATAAGAAACTTAGTTTAGGTTATGATCCCTTGCTCCAGGAGCTCCAGCATGAAAAGCTGCTCGATGCCTGCGAGAAGGATGGATTCATGTTGCCTGAATTTCAACTGGATCACTTGGATCCATTAGCATTATCTCCAGATGATATGATGGTTGCCGGTGAAATTTTACCGTCAACTAGTGCTCAACCTACTTTAAGTATTCCtaatagagacacagacagcatATGTCCAGAAGCAGAGCAAGCTTCATTAATAAAAAAGTCTATCATAACAAATGAAGAATCGCATAACAAATCTGTTCCGAATCTGGTTGATGACATGGATGATATAAGCAGTTTGAATAAAGAGGAAGAGCAGTTGCAGAAGATTCGTAGTACATCAGAAGATACTGCAAATCTTTATGCACAGGATTTTAATACGGAACCCGAAGAACAAGAGTTAATGAGCACAAAATTGATTGGAGATGATTCTGccataattgaagaattaaaaacaaaatctaAAGTAAAGTTAGAACcaagaattattaagaaacgGAAAAAAATATTGGAGGGTATAGAGAAAAAATTAGACAATGATATTACAGTATCTGAAGAAGATGTTATAGATAATAAAGATGGTGTAATGGCTGTTGTAGCAATATCAAcggataaaatttcaaatatgactcaaattgttataaatactGGTACCGAGGAACAGATTTATCAAGGAAAGACCTCGGAGTTGATAGAAGCTACaggaaatttcccaaaattgccaaagttAGAAACTTCAACCACGTGGAATGGCACAATGGAACATGGTACAGAAAATCCAAGCAGTCAGCATGAAATGGTGATATCTAATGCACTAGAAGAGTTAGGTATTACAGATGATAATTTACAACCAATATCTATCAGTGAACAAGGAAAAGTATGGCTTTGTCCACGCGATGATTGTAAGAGGCAATTTAGTAAACTCTATGCTTTGAAAGGTCATTTGTTAGCGCATTATGGTGTAAGGCCTTTTAAG TGCGACTTCGAGGGATGTGCTTGGGCATTTTATTCGGAGTTTAAACTTAAGCGTCATAAAGAAACGCATTTAAAACGCAAAGACTATATTTGCAAAAGAGAGGGTTGCAATCGTCGGTTTACTACGATTTATAATTTATGGAGTCACGAGAAATTACACAGTCGTCCAAATAGGATACTATGTCAAGTACCAGACTGCCAAGAAAAATTTCAGACGAAAAGAGCTCTAGAATTGCATATGAAATCTCATGACCAAAGTCATGCTCCATATGTTTGTAAGCACGAAGGATGTGGGAAGAGGTACTATAGTAGTAATGCATTGACGTCGCATCAAAGATGCCATAGTTATAAGGAAATAGACGTAAAGTGTTCATGGCCAGGATGCGGTAAAGTGTTTGATAAGCCGTGTAGACTGAAAGCGCACTTACGTTCGCATACTGGTTGCAAGCCTTATCTTTGTACGTTTCAAGGCTGCCAATGGGCTTTCTCGTCTTCTAGTAAATTGAAGAGACATCAGAAAAAGCACACCAACGAGCGCAAGTTCGTGTGCGATGTTCCTGCCTGTGGAAAAGCATTTATGAGATCAGAGCATCTGAAGGAGCACAGGTTAACACACAAGGAGGGGAGATACTTTCAGTGTTTTATATGTAATGCAAAATTTTCTGCAAAAAGTAGTCtgtatgttcatataaaaaagCATCAAATTAAGGAAGGTGTAGAAACGAAGTTACACGATACTGTTAATGGTCAAAAACGTACTAAAGTAAAGGAAACGCAATGTTCTAGGGTAAATCCGGTTGTGAAATCGAAAAGGAAGTCAATAGATCTGAACATAAACGCAACTTGTCCAGACTCGTCTGTGGTAACGGTAAAAACTGAATATATCGATACAAATGTGAAAAGTAACGATGAAAATCAAAGTAAAGATATATCAGTGCCTCTGCAAGATCAACCTAAGACTTTATACCATTGTCCGGTCGAAACCTGTACGCGTTCATATACTACAAAAGCAACATTAAGGGCACACATGTTAAAAGTACATGGTACTCCGGTTGAAGATTGTGATAAGTCATCGAAACGAATACCTGCTAATCCGGTTTGTAACATGGACTACATTTTATATACTGCCCCTTCTGTGTCTGAACCTATGGAGCAAATGATCATGGTAGCACCTTACGATGCAGTGATTCTTAGTACTACTTCGGAAATAGATCACTCTCTTCCCGAACCAGAACCACCGCCTTTTAACAATGTATTAAAATTGGCTGAATCATCTTCGCACGTTACGAGTCGCAAGCAAATGACCGATCAACACGTACGCAAAGATCAAGGTTCAGCACGGACTGATTTAACGATTTCTGATGTACGGAAATTGAAGGCGAACGGAGCTGTGTTCGATTCTGTTGTTGGAGCGTCTGATGTTGTGTTAGGTGCGAATGATTTAGAAGAAAGAAGTTTATTATTCACGGAGGAATTACCTTCGATGTATTATCAAGATGATGTAGTAGGAACTGAATATCAGGTATTATTACTTGATTCAGTACCATCTGAAAGTACTATAAACCTACGGGGACTCGAATAA